A region of Thermovibrio ammonificans HB-1 DNA encodes the following proteins:
- the yihA gene encoding ribosome biogenesis GTP-binding protein YihA/YsxC, whose product MKVKKVQLYKTVYTPDELPQTPYNEVAFVGRSNVGKSSLLNAVANNFKLAKVSSQPGKTRSINFYLVNDRFFLVDLPGYGFAKVPLKEQQRWRELIESYLKGRDRLKGVFLLVDSKVGPTEKDLQMKEWLDFFGIPYTVVATKVDRLKASQRRNLEERIKKALGGGDFKVIPFSAKTREGREVLLREIFNYIES is encoded by the coding sequence ATGAAGGTTAAAAAGGTTCAGCTTTACAAAACGGTTTACACCCCAGACGAGCTTCCCCAAACTCCCTACAACGAAGTGGCCTTTGTGGGCCGCTCGAACGTGGGGAAGTCCTCCCTGCTGAACGCGGTGGCCAACAACTTCAAGCTGGCCAAGGTGAGCTCTCAGCCGGGGAAGACCCGTTCCATCAACTTCTACCTTGTTAACGATAGGTTCTTCCTCGTTGACCTGCCCGGCTACGGCTTTGCAAAGGTTCCCCTGAAGGAGCAGCAGCGCTGGAGGGAGCTCATAGAGAGTTACCTTAAAGGGCGCGATAGGCTCAAGGGGGTTTTCCTCCTGGTGGATTCCAAAGTCGGGCCCACCGAGAAGGACCTTCAGATGAAGGAGTGGCTCGACTTTTTCGGCATACCCTATACGGTTGTTGCCACGAAAGTGGACAGGCTCAAGGCCTCCCAGAGGAGGAACCTTGAAGAGCGGATAAAGAAGGCCCTCGGAGGCGGTGATTTCAAGGTCATTCCCTTCTCTGCAAAAACCAGAGAGGGAAGGGAGGTCCTCCTCAGAGAGATTTTCAACTACATAGAGTCTTAA
- a CDS encoding ArsR/SmtB family transcription factor has product MREERLAEIFKALGHPTRVKIVEYLADGEKCVKDIWQEIGVPQPTVSQHINILKNAGIISFRKDGVKTCYRVEMPVVIEILKLLEKEVGNGAGD; this is encoded by the coding sequence GTGAGGGAGGAGCGTTTAGCGGAGATTTTTAAGGCCTTGGGCCACCCTACACGGGTGAAGATTGTTGAGTACCTTGCAGACGGAGAGAAGTGCGTTAAGGATATATGGCAGGAGATTGGAGTTCCGCAACCTACGGTGTCTCAGCATATAAACATACTGAAGAATGCCGGGATTATATCCTTCAGGAAGGACGGCGTGAAAACCTGTTACCGGGTAGAGATGCCCGTAGTTATAGAAATACTTAAACTACTGGAGAAGGAGGTAGGTAATGGCGCAGGAGATTAA
- the trxB gene encoding thioredoxin-disulfide reductase, which yields MEIYDVLIAGAGPAGLAAGIYAGRSQLNTLILDQMMPGGQLLITEQIENYPGFYEGITGFELSEKMRQHAEKFGAKIQSGAPVTSVDFDGELFTVKSDAGEFKGKTLIWAAGSTPRKLGVPGEVEFLGRGVSYCAVCDGAFFKDRTVAVVGGGDSALEEALYLTKFANKVYLIHRRDKFRAVKIIQDRVAKNDKIEPIMNKVVVSINGKDFVESLTLRDTVTGQESELPVDGVFIFIGNEPNVAPVAHLVETTEQGFIITDEEMKTKTPGLFAAGDVRHKPLKQVVTATADGAVAAMSATKYLEEKEG from the coding sequence ATGGAAATCTACGACGTTCTTATAGCCGGAGCCGGGCCTGCTGGCCTTGCTGCCGGCATTTACGCCGGCCGTTCCCAGCTGAATACCCTCATTCTCGACCAGATGATGCCGGGCGGCCAGCTGCTCATAACGGAACAGATAGAGAACTATCCCGGTTTCTACGAAGGGATTACAGGTTTTGAGCTTTCCGAGAAGATGAGACAGCATGCAGAGAAGTTCGGGGCGAAAATTCAAAGCGGCGCTCCGGTTACTTCTGTCGATTTCGACGGGGAGCTCTTTACCGTTAAGAGCGATGCAGGTGAGTTTAAGGGGAAAACCCTTATCTGGGCAGCTGGCTCTACTCCCCGTAAGCTGGGTGTTCCGGGAGAGGTTGAGTTCCTCGGAAGGGGCGTTTCCTACTGTGCCGTTTGTGACGGAGCTTTTTTTAAAGACAGAACCGTAGCCGTTGTAGGCGGCGGCGACTCTGCCCTTGAGGAGGCCCTTTACCTTACGAAGTTTGCCAACAAGGTTTACCTTATCCACCGTAGGGATAAGTTCAGGGCCGTTAAGATTATCCAGGACAGGGTTGCAAAGAACGATAAGATTGAGCCTATTATGAATAAGGTTGTTGTTTCGATTAACGGGAAGGACTTCGTTGAATCCCTGACCCTGAGGGATACCGTTACTGGTCAGGAGAGCGAGCTTCCCGTCGACGGCGTGTTCATCTTTATCGGCAACGAACCCAACGTTGCTCCCGTTGCCCACCTTGTTGAAACCACCGAGCAGGGTTTTATAATCACCGATGAGGAGATGAAGACTAAAACCCCCGGCCTTTTTGCCGCGGGAGATGTTAGGCACAAACCTTTGAAGCAGGTGGTCACGGCTACAGCAGACGGAGCCGTTGCCGCCATGTCTGCAACAAAATACCTTGAGGAGAAGGAAGGATAA
- the panD gene encoding aspartate 1-decarboxylase produces MKRIMFKSKIHRATVTGADLNYEGSITIDSELLKLADILPYEKVDIYNVTNGERFSTYVIPGEPGSGEVCLNGAAARKVQKGDIVIIVSYCELSDEEARKFQPTVVLVDEENRPVKVTRSSGGILV; encoded by the coding sequence ATGAAGAGGATAATGTTTAAATCCAAAATCCACAGGGCAACCGTAACCGGCGCCGACCTTAACTACGAAGGCTCCATAACCATAGACTCCGAACTCCTCAAGCTGGCAGACATACTCCCCTACGAGAAGGTGGACATCTACAACGTTACAAACGGTGAGCGCTTTTCCACGTACGTAATTCCCGGAGAGCCCGGAAGCGGCGAAGTGTGCCTGAACGGAGCCGCGGCGAGGAAAGTTCAAAAGGGAGACATAGTAATAATAGTGAGCTACTGTGAGCTCTCAGACGAAGAGGCGAGGAAGTTCCAACCCACCGTGGTTCTCGTAGACGAAGAGAACAGGCCGGTTAAAGTTACAAGAAGCTCCGGCGGAATCTTAGTTTAA
- a CDS encoding TlpA family protein disulfide reductase, which translates to MMRKLLTAAVLTSLFLAGCQKEAPSSHSTVKEETKPTQSSAAEYPKAYNFTFTDVNGHKHHLSDFKGKVVIVQFFGTYCPPCRMEMPVLNKIYKEYNGKVVVIGLSVDYSGRPPQELKPFVEKMKLSYLVGPAPEKAWVNYAGKITGLDSIPQTYFINKKGEIVYYEVGFAPSYEELFQKAVEKLLKEDDGNQSGHEG; encoded by the coding sequence ATGATGAGAAAGCTTCTAACCGCCGCAGTTCTCACTTCCCTCTTCCTTGCAGGGTGCCAAAAGGAGGCTCCCAGCAGTCACTCTACGGTAAAGGAGGAGACAAAGCCCACCCAAAGCTCTGCTGCCGAGTACCCGAAAGCCTACAACTTCACCTTTACCGACGTGAACGGCCACAAGCATCACCTTTCCGACTTTAAGGGGAAGGTTGTCATAGTTCAGTTCTTCGGGACTTACTGCCCTCCCTGCAGGATGGAGATGCCCGTTCTTAACAAGATTTACAAAGAATACAACGGAAAGGTTGTGGTTATAGGCCTGTCTGTTGACTACTCCGGAAGGCCCCCTCAGGAACTTAAGCCTTTTGTTGAGAAGATGAAGCTCTCTTACCTTGTGGGACCGGCGCCCGAGAAGGCTTGGGTTAATTACGCCGGAAAGATTACGGGCCTTGATTCTATCCCCCAAACCTACTTCATAAACAAGAAGGGAGAGATAGTTTACTACGAAGTCGGCTTCGCTCCCTCTTACGAGGAGCTCTTCCAGAAGGCGGTTGAGAAACTGCTGAAAGAGGACGACGGCAACCAGTCGGGCCATGAAGGTTAA
- the trxA gene encoding thioredoxin, with protein MAQEIKTVEEFEREVLQSDIPVLVDFWAPWCGPCRMLAPTIDELAQEYAGKVKVVKVNTDELPMVAMQYGIRGIPTVILFVNGEVADVKVGLQPKAVFENMIERVLGE; from the coding sequence ATGGCGCAGGAGATTAAAACCGTTGAGGAGTTTGAAAGGGAAGTTCTTCAGTCCGATATTCCGGTTCTCGTAGACTTCTGGGCTCCGTGGTGCGGTCCGTGTAGGATGCTTGCTCCTACAATCGATGAACTTGCCCAGGAGTACGCCGGCAAGGTTAAAGTTGTTAAGGTGAACACCGACGAGCTCCCCATGGTTGCAATGCAGTACGGCATTAGGGGTATTCCCACTGTTATCCTCTTTGTAAACGGAGAGGTTGCCGACGTTAAGGTGGGCCTTCAGCCTAAGGCAGTTTTCGAGAACATGATTGAAAGGGTTCTCGGGGAGTAA
- the amrB gene encoding AmmeMemoRadiSam system protein B: protein MVRYPAVAGQFYPGTAQELKLYLSSFCRRDVPKIKAKAVIVPHAGYIYSGAVAGATYSRVVIPEVNVIMGPNHTGLGRPASVYPEGVWVTPLGEVPVNGEIASELTSRYPYEADPSAHIYEHSLEVQVPFLQFCSGFNEELSIVPVVFQHLPYRDCVAAGEALAQVLADREDALMVISTDFSHYVSQEEAKRLDSLAIDAILDLNPEELYRRVHAYNITMCGVIPATVGLVAAKLLGAQGAELVDYRTSGDVTGDYDQVVGYAGIIIY, encoded by the coding sequence ATGGTTAGATACCCGGCAGTTGCAGGACAGTTCTACCCGGGGACGGCTCAGGAATTGAAGCTCTACCTGAGCTCTTTCTGTAGGCGCGACGTTCCCAAAATCAAGGCGAAGGCCGTTATAGTTCCCCACGCAGGCTATATCTACTCCGGTGCCGTTGCGGGAGCAACCTACAGCAGGGTTGTTATCCCCGAGGTTAACGTGATTATGGGTCCGAACCACACAGGTTTGGGAAGGCCTGCTTCCGTTTACCCGGAAGGTGTTTGGGTAACCCCCCTCGGAGAGGTTCCCGTAAACGGAGAAATAGCCTCCGAGCTTACTTCTCGCTACCCTTACGAGGCGGACCCTTCCGCCCATATATACGAACACTCCCTTGAGGTTCAGGTGCCGTTTCTCCAGTTCTGTTCGGGGTTTAACGAGGAACTTTCCATAGTTCCCGTTGTGTTCCAGCACCTCCCCTACAGAGACTGTGTTGCGGCCGGAGAGGCCCTCGCCCAGGTATTGGCAGACAGAGAAGACGCCCTTATGGTTATAAGCACCGACTTCTCCCACTACGTCTCTCAAGAGGAGGCCAAGAGGCTCGACTCCCTTGCCATAGATGCTATCCTCGACCTCAACCCCGAGGAGCTCTACAGGAGGGTTCACGCTTACAACATAACCATGTGCGGCGTTATTCCGGCTACTGTTGGGCTCGTTGCTGCAAAGCTCCTCGGCGCTCAAGGGGCGGAGCTTGTAGACTACAGAACTTCCGGTGACGTTACCGGCGACTACGACCAGGTGGTAGGCTACGCCGGAATAATCATATATTGA
- a CDS encoding inositol-3-phosphate synthase, which translates to MSRKVKLAIVGVGNCASSLVQGIYYYQGKSQEEIDGLMHFDIGGYKPWDIEVVAAFDIDARKVGKDVSKAIFEKPNCTTVFCPDVPEMGVEVQMGPVMDGFAEHMLDYPEDQRFVPADKEPVDVVKVLKESGAEVVVNYLPVGSEEATRFYAQCALEAGCAFVNCIPVFIASDSEWAEKFKSAGLPIVGDDIKSQVGATITHRVLATLMADRGVPIDRTYQLNFGGNTDFLNMLERKRLKTKKVSKTEAVRSLIPHPIPDDNIHIGPSDYVPWLKDNKIAYIRLEGRLFGDVPMYIELKLSVEDSPNSAGSAIDAIRCAKLAMDRGIAGPLYSISAYTMKHPPVQYPDWKAKELVEKFIAGEVER; encoded by the coding sequence ATGTCAAGGAAAGTGAAACTTGCAATAGTCGGTGTCGGGAACTGCGCCAGCTCCTTGGTTCAGGGTATCTACTACTACCAGGGTAAGAGCCAGGAGGAGATAGACGGCCTTATGCACTTTGATATAGGCGGCTACAAGCCCTGGGATATAGAGGTGGTTGCCGCTTTCGACATCGACGCAAGGAAGGTGGGAAAGGACGTCAGTAAGGCCATTTTTGAGAAGCCCAACTGTACCACCGTTTTCTGCCCCGACGTTCCCGAGATGGGCGTTGAAGTTCAGATGGGGCCGGTGATGGACGGCTTTGCCGAGCATATGCTCGACTACCCGGAAGACCAGCGTTTCGTTCCCGCCGATAAGGAACCCGTAGACGTTGTTAAGGTTTTAAAGGAGAGCGGAGCGGAGGTTGTCGTTAACTACCTTCCGGTAGGCTCTGAGGAGGCTACCCGCTTTTACGCCCAGTGTGCCCTTGAGGCGGGCTGCGCTTTTGTGAACTGCATCCCCGTGTTTATAGCTTCCGACTCCGAGTGGGCGGAGAAGTTTAAAAGCGCAGGCCTTCCCATAGTAGGAGACGACATAAAGTCTCAGGTGGGGGCAACAATAACCCACAGGGTTCTTGCAACGCTGATGGCCGATAGGGGTGTGCCCATAGACAGGACCTATCAGCTCAACTTCGGGGGTAATACCGACTTCCTCAATATGCTTGAGAGGAAGAGGCTTAAAACCAAGAAGGTTTCCAAAACCGAGGCCGTTCGCTCACTAATTCCCCACCCCATCCCCGACGATAACATCCACATCGGGCCCAGCGACTACGTTCCGTGGCTGAAGGATAACAAGATTGCCTACATAAGGCTTGAGGGTAGGCTTTTCGGCGATGTTCCCATGTACATAGAGCTGAAGCTCTCGGTTGAAGACTCCCCCAACAGTGCGGGTTCGGCCATAGACGCCATAAGGTGTGCCAAACTGGCCATGGACAGGGGTATAGCCGGACCTCTCTACTCCATTTCCGCTTACACCATGAAGCACCCGCCGGTTCAGTACCCCGACTGGAAGGCCAAGGAGCTTGTTGAGAAGTTTATCGCCGGTGAGGTTGAAAGGTAG